The nucleotide window ACTAGCGGCGCCCGAAGCGGCATTCGTGGACTTCACGGTAGAGCGCCGTGAGCTGCTCCACGGTCAGCGCCGCGTCGGAAAATCGCTCGCGCGGTAATTCGAACCTTTTCGCGAGTTGGCCGCGGAGCGTCAAGTCGTCCGTCAAGACGCGGCTGGCGTTTTCGGCCGTTTCACGGACGAATCGTCGAAAGCGACGGTCGGCCTGCGCCGCGGTCCATTCGGTCTGGTAGGCCGAGACGACGTACGGCGCGCCGGACTCCAGGATCAAATGGCCGTCGATCCAGAGATGTTGCACGTGAACGACGTCCGGATCAAAGGCGTCGATTTCCGCGTCGAGTGCATTGCGAAAGGCTTCGCGATAGGCCGCCAACTCGGAATTCGAGAGCGAGTGGAACGTCGGCAGACCCGCACGATCGTGGTCGAGCGACGGCAGATCGAAAGGCAAGTCGGCGCATGGATCATCCGCGTTGCAGACGACGACGCGCACGTCAGCAGGTGTGTCGCGCGTGAGTCCTGCTTGAACGATGCGTACTTCGTGGGACGCCGACAACTTCTCGCACAGCCAGGACAGACGTTGGCCGGCGACTCCGTCGCGCAACGGCCGGTGGCTGGTGAGGAGCACTCGCATGAAAGCCGCGGTAGATCGCCCGCGTGACGGGATCGTCGCCCGGCCGCGTGGCAACCCAGGCAATGTGTCTGGCTGGCGACGCGGCCCAATCGTTAGGATTACGTTATCCGGCGGCGATTCGTTTGCCAACGGCGAATCAAGCTGGCGAAGGGGGCAAAATGCAGTTCCGCAGGGGCCAAAACCGGGTGAAATGGATAGAATCCGTGCAGTGCCCGCAGTGGGTTGGCTACTTTTCAATTTTTTGGTGCTGTTCGAGGTAATGCGAACTGCCCTGGTCTCGACAGAAGGTTAGCGAGAACTTTTCCCATCATGATTTGTCGCGAAGACCGCCCGAACGGCGCCAAAGCCGCGGAGTGGGACCGACTGGTCCGTGAACACGGAACCATGGTGTTCCGCACGGCTTGGCGGATCGTCGGCAACGCCGCGGACGCCGAGGACATTGCCCAAGAGGTATTCCTCGAAGCCCACCGGCTGCGCGCGCGACAAGTCCGTAATTGGGGCGGGCTATTGCGGCGGCTCTCGACCTGTCGGGCCTTGGACCGGCTCCGGGCGAAGAAGAATGTCCTCTCACTCGACGCCAGCTTCGCGGCCGGCAACGGCAGCGATCCAGCGGAGGCCGCCATCGAACGGGAATTGGCCGAGCGGCTGCGCTTGGCGATCACGCAGTTGCCGCGGCGCGAGGCGGAAGTCTTCTGCATGAAGTTTTTCGAGACGCTGACGAACGAACAAATTGCGGCGGCGCTGCAGATCGCACCCGGAGCGGTGGGCGTGGCGCTGCACAAGGCACGGACGAAATTGGAAGCCCTGCTGGGCGAGGATGAGCACCAGGAGTCGACACGATGAGCGAGTTTGCGTCGGACGATGCGTTGAGCGGTCGGTTGGCGCGGGCGGTGAACGCCGTGCGCGACGAGGTGCTGCCTGTGGTTCCCTTGGAACGGGCGCTGTCTCGGGC belongs to Planctomycetia bacterium and includes:
- a CDS encoding glycosyltransferase yields the protein MRVLLTSHRPLRDGVAGQRLSWLCEKLSASHEVRIVQAGLTRDTPADVRVVVCNADDPCADLPFDLPSLDHDRAGLPTFHSLSNSELAAYREAFRNALDAEIDAFDPDVVHVQHLWIDGHLILESGAPYVVSAYQTEWTAAQADRRFRRFVRETAENASRVLTDDLTLRGQLAKRFELPRERFSDAALTVEQLTALYREVHECRFGRR
- a CDS encoding sigma-70 family RNA polymerase sigma factor codes for the protein MICREDRPNGAKAAEWDRLVREHGTMVFRTAWRIVGNAADAEDIAQEVFLEAHRLRARQVRNWGGLLRRLSTCRALDRLRAKKNVLSLDASFAAGNGSDPAEAAIERELAERLRLAITQLPRREAEVFCMKFFETLTNEQIAAALQIAPGAVGVALHKARTKLEALLGEDEHQESTR